The DNA segment ccctccccctgcccctccccctggtGTCACCACTGCAAGGGCAGGCAGGGTGTCTGCTCTGGTCACTGCATCTCTGGAACACGTCGGGGTCCCAGGAGTATCTGTCCAAGGAGAGCACACACAGACTCTGTCATCTGCCCAGGCTTCCTGCGGGCCTCCTAACACCGCACATTTACCTCCTACATCTACAGGCTGCCCTGTCTGCTAGGGACGCACCTGCGTCTCCTCCCGCCACTGACACTCATCCTTCCCCAGCAAGGGCTCAGCTGTCCCCTGAGTGTCCCTGGGTCCACTGAGCACCAGCTGATCACCCCCGCCGAGGTTCCACCAGACAGTGAGCTGGGTGATCTCCACACTTTGTGTTCTGGGTCCCGGGATCAGGGGTAGAGGCAGGACTGGGATGGACAGGGTACGGGTGTGGACTCGCATGGGTGGactctgacctctgacctcccAGATGCTCCTCACAGCACCCCAGACCCCTCCACAGCTCTCTTGGcctcctttcctcttttccaGGACAAGCTCCCCAGACCTTGGCCCCCAGCTATGTGGGATCCAGGATTCTGCCAGCCCTGCCCAACCAGCAACCCCATTACTCCAGGCAGTTCTCTGGGATAGGGAGTTGCTCCCTCTTGAGTCACAATCCACTCACATTTTCAGCTGGTGCAGGGGTCCACCATCCTCATCGCAGTAAGGGAGGATGCATCCGTACCTATAAGAGGCCAGGAGGCGTCACATGGACAGTACTGCAGACACGCCTGGATGTGATGGCTAGAATGACAgggttccctccctcccacaacCCCCACCCCGGAGAACTGAAGCCCTGGGGGCCAGGACTGCTGTCTGCTCGATGCATTACATCATGCTTCTTCCTAGAAAAGTACCTGCACCTCGTGCGCCTTTCTCTAATTTCAAGAACAAATGAGCCCAACCAGCCCCATCTGAGTGCCTGGGGCAATACTGATCACTCCCAGGGACCCTTGTTCTCACTCACCCAGGACAAGGCACCACTTACACCTCACCTTGCAATTGGGAAAATGCTTTGGGCCCAAGTCAAAGGCCCAGAGACAACGGAGACAGAGGCTTCCTCGAGGGGAGGAGGAACGTGATGTCTCAGCACAACCACAGCCATTCCAGGGGTCCAGATTCCCAGAGGTACTTTCCAGGATGCACCCACTTAGTCCCCCCGGGGGGCTGCTCCTCCCTTTCCCTTCAAGTGCAACGGGGGGCCAACTGGGGCTCAAAGAGGTGGAGAGACATTCCCACGACTCACAGCTGTAAGGTGGCCAGGTCCCCACGAGTACCCATTGGGGGAGGGGAAGTGCTCACCTTATGAAGAAGGTCCAGCACCTGCTGGGTGGTGCCAAAAGCCCTGTAGGTGCCCAGGAATGTGGGGAGGTAGGCGGGGTCACCGCCCAAGAAGGCAGGCACCAGGTTGCCCACCAACGTCTCCAGTCTGCGTCTCCGGACGCTCCACAGCCTGCCGGTCTCATTCCTGTCCCCTGTGGACATGCTTTCCCCCTGGGGTGGAACACAGCAGAGACACGAGTCAGAGGCGGCACCAAAGACTCCAGGAAGGCATGAGCTGGAGCTCAGACTGAGTCCCCAAGCCTTCAGGAC comes from the Bubalus kerabau isolate K-KA32 ecotype Philippines breed swamp buffalo chromosome 1, PCC_UOA_SB_1v2, whole genome shotgun sequence genome and includes:
- the LOC129658234 gene encoding uncharacterized protein LOC129658234 isoform X4, which gives rise to MSEDIPKVHVGIIPDMQVGTRAGFERHKDSSRMENRVPHQIADRSGSTEHPAPSPCMRGRSPTPTTEPRPGTGGKACPQGTGMRPAGCGASGDADWRRWWATWCLPSWAVTPPTSPHSWAPTGLLAPPSRCWTFFIRYGCILPYCDEDGGPLHQLKIYSWDPDVFQRCSDQSRHPACPCSGDTRGRGRGRDIELSGCPQEADRWSHHGSRAGT